The following DNA comes from Bdellovibrionota bacterium.
GATCGTGATCGACGAAGTTATTGGAATGTGGATCACCTTGTGCGGAATTCCGGTGACGATCGCTTGGTATGCCGCCGGATTTTTTCTCTTTCGCCTTCTCGATATTTGGAAACCTTTTCCCGCCAATTACATCGATCGTGAATGGCCCGGCGCACGGGGTGTCGTTTTCGATGACGTTGCGGCCGGTCTGATGGGCGCTCTCCTTCTGTATCTGGCCCGGATCGCATGGCCCTATCTCGGAGCGACGGCGTCGTGATTGTCGAACTCCTCACGCTGGGGGACGAACTCCTGGACGGCCGCCGGATCGACACGAACACGGCCTGGCTGGGACGACGATTCACGTCGCTGGGAGTGCCCCCGCGATTTCGCCAGACGACTTCGGATCGCACGGAGGACATTGCCGAAGCATTTCGCCTGGCCCTCGCCCGGTCCGATTTCGTCGTTTCCACCGGGGGACTTGGCCCGACGGCCGATGACGTGACGTTCGAAGCGCTGGCCCGGGCCTTGGGGCGCGAACTTGAGTTTCATCCGGACATTTTCGCCGAAATCGAAAAGCGGTTTGAGGAACGGGGCCTTCGCTGTACCGATTCGAATCGCCGGCAGGCGATGCTCCCGGCCGGGACGAGCCCGATTCCGAACGAGTGGGGAACCGCCCCCGGCTGCGCGGCGGAGATCGAAGGAAAATCGCTGTTTTGTCTTCCGGGAGTTCCGCTTGAAATGGAAAAGCTGTTCGAGCGAACGGTATTTCCCGCATTGGAACAAAAGCTCGGCACGTCCGGCCGCCGCGTGGAACGGATCTACAAGATTTTCGGCCTGCCCGAGTCGCATGTCGAGGAACGGGTCGATCGATGCCGATTCGGCAATGCGGGGGAAGGAAAAATTCGAGTGGCGTACACGGCGTCGTTTCCCGAGATCCATGTGACGCTTTCCATTCTGGGGGACAACGAGCGAAAAACACAGGAGCTGCTCCTGTCGGCCGATTACGCCGTTCGAAAGGAGCTGGGTGAATATCTCTTTGCCACCGGAGTCGAGACATTGGAAGAGCGTATCGTTGAAGAATTTCTAAGACGAAATTTACGTTTGAGCGTCGCCGAATCATTCACCGGGGGGGAGATCGCCAGCCGGATTGTGAATGTCGCCGGTTGTTCGATGATGTTCGAACGGGGTTACGTGACGTACAGCAACACATCGAAGAGCGAACTGTTGGGGGTCACCGCGGAAACCTTGGAACGGCTCGGCTCGGTGTCCGACCGCTGCGCGCGGGAAATGGCGGTTGGGGCAAGATCCCGCAGTCAGGCGGATTGGGCGGTAGCGACCACGGGAATTGCGGGCCCCGAAGGGGGGAGCGCGGAAAAACCGGTTGGGCTCGCTTACATCGCCTGGGTCGGACCCGAGATCGAGCAGGTGCAGAGATATCAGTTTCGCGGGGATCGAAATCACAATAGAATGCTTGCCGTTTACGAGGCGCTCACCGGCCTGATACGCCTCGCGGCGAGTTCCGAACAACCCAAAACCAGGCCGTCGAAGTAAAGGAGTAATCATGTCGTTGGATGTAAACCGGGAGAAAGCGATCGACTTGGCTGTCGCCAGCATCGAAAAGCAATTTGGAAAAGGCTCGATCATGCGTTTGGGCGAGGAAATCGCCCAAGTGAAAGATGTCGGCGTCATTCCGACCGGATCTCCCAGTCTGGATATCGCGTTGGGTGTGGGAGGGATTCCGCGAGGACGGGTCGTCGAGATTTTCGGCCCCGAATCGAGCGGAAAGACCACACTGACCCTGCACGTCATCGCGCAAGCGCAAAAACGGGGCGGAGTCGCGGCGTTTATCGACGCCGAACATGCGCTGGATGTCACGTACGCGCGGAAATTGGGGGTCCGGACGGACGATCTTCTGATTTCCCAGCCGGACAACGGCGAGCAGGCGCTGGAAATCGCCGAGGTGCTCGTGCGTTCGGGGGCGATCGACGTCGTCGTCGTGGATTCCGTGGCCGCGCTTACGCCGCGGGCCGAGATTGAAGGCGAAATGGGCGACGCTCATATGGGCTTGCAGGCGCGGCTCATGTCTCAGGCTCTTCGCAAGTTAACGGCGAGCATCGCCCGATCGAAAACCTCGGTGATCTTTATCAACCAGATCCGGATGAAAATCGGCGTCATGTTCGGAAATCCCGAAACAACCACGGGCGGCAATGCGCTCAAATTTTACTCTTCCGTCCGCCTCGACATTCGCCGAATCGGAGCCATCAAAAGCGGCGAAGATGTCGTCGGTTCGAGGACCGTCGTGAAGGTTGTGAAGAACAAAGTGGCGGCGCCTTTTAAAAAAGTGGAGTTCGACATTCTGTACGGGGAGGGGATTTCCCGCTCCGGAGACCTTCTGGACGCGGCCGCTGAACGGGGGATCGTAGAAAAGACCGGAACTTGGTACACTTACAAGACCGAGCGGCTCGGGCAGGGGAGGGACAACGCGAGGGATTTCCTGAAGGGTCAGCCCGAATTGTTGAATCAGATCGAAGTGGAACTGTACGCGGCGGCGGGTATTCCCATGCCATCCGCGACCCGAGAGAAAGGTCCGACGGAAAGTCCGGAGAGCGCGGAAGAAAAAGCCAAGAAAGGGAACGGAAAAGGCAAAAAATAGATGGAACTCAACGACCTGCTGAAAATAGCGATGAAGGGGAACGCCTCCGACATCCACTTGAAAGCAGGGCTTCCGCCGATGTTCCGCATCGACGGCGCCCTGGTCCCTCTCAAAGACGCGCGGCGTTTTTCTCCCGAGGAGGTGGCGAAGATCGCTTTCTCGATCATGAACAACTTCCAGCGGGAGAAATTCAAGGAGTACAACGAGATCGACATGGCCTACGGCGTTCCCGGTCTGGGCCGATTCCGCGTAAACGTTTTCCAGCAGCGCGGGACCGTAGGGCTGGTGTTCCGCGTAATTCCGTTCAAAATTTCGTCACTCGAAGAACTCAATCTCCCCAAGGTCATTGAAAAAGTCGCCATGGAGCGGAGGGGTTTGGTTCTCGTGACCGGGACGACCGGCTCCGGAAAATCGACCACGCTCGCCGCGATGATCGACTTCGTAAACGCAAGACGAACGGCGCACATCATTACGATCGAAGATCCGATTGAGTTTTTGATCCGCGACAAGCGCTGCATCATCAACCAGCGGGAGGTCGGTGTAGACACGATTTCGTTCAATCAGGCGCTCCGCTCGGCGCTGCGCCAAGATCCCGACGTGATTCTGGTCGGCGAAATGCGAGATCTGGAAACGATCGAGACGGCGCTCACGGCGGCGGAGACCGGCCATTTGGTCATGTCGACGGTTCACACGATCGACGCCGGAGAAACGGTCACACGTATTGTGGCGGCGTTTCCGCCGTACCAGCAAAAGCAGGTGCGGCTCCAGTTGGCTTCCGTCGTACGAGGGATTGTTTCTCAGCGGTTGGTTCCGCGGATCGACGGCAAGGGGCGCGTGCCCGCCTGCGAAATTCTCGTGACCACGGCCCGTGTGCGTGAACTGATCGAAAACGAGGAACGGACCAAAGAGCTTCACGAAGCGATCACGCAGGGATTTACGTCGTACGGCATGCAAACGTTCGATCAATCGCTCATGTCGCTTCTCAATCAAAAGCTGATCAGTTACGAGGAAGCGCTCCGCCAGTCGAGCAACCCGGACGACTTCGCTCTGCGTGTGAAGGGAATTTCGTCCACGTCCGACACGTCGTGGGATGATTTTGAGAAGTCGAAAGTCGGCGGGGGCGGCGGCGAAGACACCGGCGGAATGAAAATCGAAAGATTTTGAATACCGGGGACGCGGCTAATTCTTGACGTGCTCGTAGACTGCGAATTCCCACGCCAATGTCGATCCGCAGAAAACCTGAATCGTGAATGATCCGTAGCGTTCGGCAGCGTCACCCTGAACTACGGACGGCTGGGTGCAGCATGGCAGATGTCGAGTGCTGTTTGACAACCACCATGGGAAAGGAGACCACGTGCACGTCGATGGGGTCGAGCAACCGTACCGTTTCCAATCCGCCAAACGACTCCGAAAGGAGTTCGAAAGATGGGTCCGAAAATTAGGAGGGGTGTTATGACGCCAAAACGATTCAAGATCCTCATTCAGTCGCCAGCGGACACCATGGATGAGTTCGAGCGTTCGTGGAAGCTCGTGTCGAAGCGCCAGTCAAAAGGCACGTCCGAAATGATTCTCTGCTTTAAGGACCTGTCCCTCGTCTCGAGAGTGCTGAGCAGGGAGCGTTTACGGATCATTCAAGCGATACGTAAGTGGAAGCCCGCCTCCATTAACCAACTGGCGAAGTTTCTCCGGCGGGAGCAAGCGAATGTTTATCGAGACGTTCAATATCTTTCAAAACTGGGAATTCTAGAACTTCAGCGCCGGCAATCGAAGGGAGGCCGAAGAAGCTCATTACGACCCGTGTTCGGTTGGCAAGGGTTTGAGATTGCGGTTGCTTAGTTCCCATTCACGTTTGTTGTAATAGCTTGGGTGGGGAGATTTGCCGGTGGAAGGCCTCAATTTCTGTAAACAATTGGTCACGATCGGCTCCCAACGTCAGAATATGGATTGAGCGTTCGAGTCGAACGACGCGATGGAGCGGATGAACGAGCCGCCTCGACAAAAAGGCGATGGATCGCGGGTCCACCGTTTGATCAGCAGCGGAAAACGCAAGGAAACTGGGTATCGAGCGGATCGTAGGCATAGCAAGAGTTCGGCGTCGAGCCTTGCCGAATTCGGCCAGGGCCTTTGTCGAATGGCGATTGTACGTTAGTTGATCCGGATGAAGCGGCGGGTCTCTTGGAAGCGTCGGAATCAGTCGGGACAAAAACGGGATTCGAAAGAGCGAAACGACGAAGCGTTCGAGCGGATCGATCAGAATAATGGGGGGCGCCAAGAGAACGAGTGACGAGGTCGCCAATTCGTGCATCCGTGCAAGCTCGAGGCAGAGAAGCGCCCCCATCGAGAGTCCGACCAAGTGAACCCGTTCAAATGCATTCTTGAGTTTTTGAAATTCGGCGTCGGATGCTCCGATCCAATCGGCATACGTGTGTCGGGAGAAATCTTCAATCGTTGTTCCGTGGCCGGGGAGCAGCGGCGCGTCTACCTGCCAGCCGAAAGTTTCCGAAATGCGTTCGCCCAGAGGACGCATTTCAGCCGGCGTTCCAGTGAATCCATGGAGCAGAAGCACGGCCTGCGAAGTGCCGTTCATGACAAACGGCATCGCCCGGGGATCGCGTTCGCAAAGGGGAATCATTGGCGTCGACATTCGTCCTGTTATATTACGCACTCCTCAACTCACGGCCATGAAGAAGGATCCTAAAATCATACTCATCGTGATCGACGGCTGGGGAATACGTCGTGAGACGAAAGCGAATGCGATCGCCCAAGCGCTTACGCCGAACTACAGCCGCTATCTCGGCCAATATCCCAACGGGCAATTGACGGCTTCCGGCCTCGCCGTAGGTTTGCCGGAGGGGATTATGGGCAATTCCGAGGTCGGTCACATGAACATCGGCAGCGGCCGGCGCGTGGTTCAGGATCAGGTTCGGATTCACGACGCCATCGACAGCGGAGAGTTCTTCAAGAACGCTGTTTTGAAGAAAGCCATGGCCGTCGCCCGAGAAGGGGAGGGGGCGCTTCATCTTTTGGGCCTGGTTTCTCAGGGGAACGTTCATAGTGCCGAACGCCACTATCTTTCGTTGATTGAAATGGCTCGGAAGGAGAAGGTTCCGGGGGACCGCATTTTTGCGCACGCGATACTGGACGGGCGAGACACGCCTCCCAAGAGCGCCCAGCCTTTCTTAAAAACGCTCGAAGAGAGCGTCACGAAATCAGGGGGCAAAATTGCGACGGTGTCGGGGCGTTTTTACACGATGGACCGGGACAAGCGGTGGGAGCGGATCGACCTTGGATACAAAGCTTTGGTGCATGGAGAGGGACACCGTGCAAGAAACCCACAGGCGGCGCTGTCGGAGGCGTACGAAAGGGGAGAAACCGACGAATTTGTACTTCCAACCGTGGTCGCGGATGCCCAAGGAAAAGCCGTCGGGCGGATCTCCAGCGGGGATTCGGTCGTCTGTTTTAATTTCCGTCCGGATCGGATGCGCCAAATTGTGCGTGCGCTGACCAACAACGACGCTCCGGTGCCGTCCTTGAAGAAAGATTTAAAAGTGTCCGTGACAACGTTCACACAATACGACCGGACCTTCGATTACCCGGTCGTGTTCTTGCCGCAGGATCTCACGATGGTTGCCGGCGAAGTTTTTTCCAAGAACGGGCTGCGCCAATTCCGAACGGCTGAAACCGAAAAATATGCACATGTGACGTATTTCTTCAACGGAGGGAGAGAAGATCCGTTTCCGCTCGAAGATCGACGGATGATTCCTTCGCCGAAGGTTCGAACGTACGATCTTCAGCCGGAGATGAGTTCGACCGCCGTCAAGGAAACCATGGTGGAACGGACCAAGAGTGAGGATTACTCTTTTCTCGTGGCGAACTTTGCCAACCCCGACATGGTCGGTCACACGGGAAACTTCGACGCCGCGGTGGCCGCCGTGGAGGCGACGGATCGCTGCTTGGGCGAGATCGTCGACGTGGGATTGCAGAAGGAATACGACATATTTATTACGGCGGATCACGGAAACGTCGAGATGATGCAAGATCCGTTGACCGGCGCGCCCCACACGGCGCACACGACGAACCCGGTCCCCTTGATCTGCATTGGTCAGGAGACCAAGAAGTATCGTATTCATCCGAACGGCGCGTTGTGTGACGTTATTCCGACGATCTTGTCGGTGGCGCGGCTCGAACAACCGCCTCAGATGACGGGAAAAAGCTTGCTCTATCGTTCATGAGGGCGGCGCGGGAGCGTCCGAGAGCCGCTGAATCTTCGTCTTCTCCCGCAGCGCGGAGGTCCAGGACCGTTCCCGTGCCCGTCCCGCCTCGCCCAGAGCGTTTTTCTGAAGCTCGGGTTTGGTTTCTTCGAATTTCGCCCAATCGGGCGCGACGTGATTCTTGAGAGCGAGAATATAAATCTTCTCTCCACTGGGCACCGGCTCGGAAATAAACGGATCGGCCGGTGTTCGCGTGAATGCCTCCATCATGGCCGTAGCGCTGGTTCCGACTTTCGGTATGCGGTTCGATGAAGCGCGGGTGAATTCGCCCGTTTCAGACACCGTGAGCTTTTCGCTCTTCGCGAGGAGATCGATCGGCTTTTTCGCCGCTCGCCATTTCGCAAGAAGTTCCGTCGCATATTTCTTCGCCAATTCGGACTTCTTTTCCCTCAGAAGGTCGTCCTGAACCCGCCCGCGAACCGTCTGAAATTCGGGGGCGACGGAGGCCCGGAAACCGGCCACGCGAATCAGATACGTGTTCGGGGAGAGGAAACCCCGCACCGGCCCGTGGATGGCCCCCTCGGAAAGAGCGGCCGTGGCCCTCAGCAGTTGCGCGCCGTCGGGAATGCCTGGAATGGTTCCGCCGGCCGGAAGCCATTCGGTTTTGATGTAATGAACCGTGGGATCCGATGCGAGCCCTTGAAACGATTTCTGGGATTCGCCCTTCTCCTTCAATTTTTCCAAGGTGGTTTTCGCTTTATTGATCTGATCGTCTTCGGCCTTGGGGGACGACACCGATTCCGATACGCCGATCCATAAGATCTCGAGCATTCGATTTTCGGGCTCCTGATAACTGGATCGATGACCTTCGAAATAGGCTTTCGATTCATCCTCGGACGGTGTCTCAATCTGAGCGGCCTTGGCTCCCAGCGTTTTGGAATCGATTTCGACGGCGGCCAAATTCACTTTTTCATTCTTGGACGCGTATTCGAGGCGCAGCTCATAGTCCGTGACCGAAGCGGTGTTTTCAAAAATGCGATCGAAATCCTGAACGACGAGCGCTCGCGCCTGTTCTTCTTCGTATTCAGCGGGAGTCTTCCCCAACCGGTAGGCCAATACCTTTTTGTAGAGTTCGAAATCAAACGAACCGCCCTCTCCCGAGAATTGTTTTTCAATCGCCTCGCGAACCCCTTCGGCGGAGGCCACGAGTCCCAGTTTTTGGGCTGCCGTCGATTTCACATGTTCGTCGATCATCGCCGAGAGGACGTTGCCGCGTAGCGCGAGAAGCATGTCGGGCGTGACGTTTCCCTTAAGGAGCCCCATGCGCTCATACGCGTTGACCAAATTCTTGGTTCGGGATTCAAGATCTCTCGACGTGATGGCCGTGCCGTCCACAACAGCGGCGGTGTTCGCGGGATTGCATCCTTGCCCCGCCTGCCAGCCGTAAAAAGAAACAAACGAAAGAATCAAAGCGACCATCAACGCCTTGATCGTCCAGGAGCTGACCGAGGAACGCATCGTTTTCAACATAGGACTTGATACAAAATCGGATTTGTCCTTAAAAATCAACGATCTTGTGGACCTAGAGACCGTTTGATACAAAATAGTGTACGTGATCTTCGATTCGCTTCTCGGCTATTTCTCCAATGACCTTGCCATTGACCTTGGGACGGCCAACACCCTCGTCTACGTCAAAGGAAAGGGGATCGTTTCCAACGAGCCGTCGGTCGTGGCTGTGGCCAAGGACGGCCGGAATGCGCGGCGCGTCGTAGCGGTCGGCAGGGAAGCCAAGGAGATGCTGGGAAGGACTCCCGGTTCGATCGTGGCGGTCCGTCCCATGAAGGACGGCGTGATCGCCGACTTTGAAATCACCGGGGAGATGCTCCGGTATTTTATCGCGAAAGCGCACAATCGCCGCTCCTTGGTTCGGCCCCGGATCGTCATCTGCATTCCGTTCGGAATCACCGAGGTGGAAAAGCGGGCCGTTCGCGAGTCGGCGTACGCGGCCCGGGCGCGGGAGGTCTATCTCATTGAAGAGCCGATGGCCGCCGCCATCGGAGCCGGATTGCCGATCACCGAACCCTCCGGAAACATGATTGTCGATATCGGCGGAGGCACGACCGAGGTCGCCGTAATCTCCCTGGCCGGGATCGTCTTTTCGAAATCCGTTCGAGTCGCCGGAGACAAGATGGACGAGGCGATCCTCAATTATATGAAGCGAAAATACAATCTCATGATCGGCGAGCGCACGGCCGAGGCGATCAAGATCGCCATCGGCTCCGCCTATCCTCTGGCGCAAGAGATGAAGGTCGACGTCAAGGGGCGCGATATGGTCGCTGGAGTGCCGAAGACGATCGAGATCACGTCGGAGGAGGCGCGGGAAGCGATGCAAGAGCCGACCCGGATGATCGTAGAAGCCGTCAAAATCGCCCTGGAACGGACGCCTCCGGAACTCGCCGCCGATATCGTCGACAAAGGAATCGTTTTGGCGGGCGGCGGGGCGTTGCTTCGAAATTTAGATGTTCTCATTCGCGAAGAGACCGGCTTACCTGTGATGATCGCCGAAGATCCTCTTTGCGCCGTCGTTCTCGGGTCGGGAAGGGTTTTGGATCAAGAAGCGCTTTTGCGGCGCGTGACCGTCCAGTGAAGTGAAAAGAATTCTAAAGCCTGTGGGAGCCGCGTTTCTGGTTCTCTATCTGTTGATTCAGCTCATCTCGCTCAATCTTCGGCAAAAAACGATCCTTCGG
Coding sequences within:
- a CDS encoding phosphatidylglycerophosphatase A; the protein is IVIDEVIGMWITLCGIPVTIAWYAAGFFLFRLLDIWKPFPANYIDREWPGARGVVFDDVAAGLMGALLLYLARIAWPYLGATAS
- a CDS encoding CinA family nicotinamide mononucleotide deamidase-related protein, which produces MALSRSDGVVIVELLTLGDELLDGRRIDTNTAWLGRRFTSLGVPPRFRQTTSDRTEDIAEAFRLALARSDFVVSTGGLGPTADDVTFEALARALGRELEFHPDIFAEIEKRFEERGLRCTDSNRRQAMLPAGTSPIPNEWGTAPGCAAEIEGKSLFCLPGVPLEMEKLFERTVFPALEQKLGTSGRRVERIYKIFGLPESHVEERVDRCRFGNAGEGKIRVAYTASFPEIHVTLSILGDNERKTQELLLSADYAVRKELGEYLFATGVETLEERIVEEFLRRNLRLSVAESFTGGEIASRIVNVAGCSMMFERGYVTYSNTSKSELLGVTAETLERLGSVSDRCAREMAVGARSRSQADWAVATTGIAGPEGGSAEKPVGLAYIAWVGPEIEQVQRYQFRGDRNHNRMLAVYEALTGLIRLAASSEQPKTRPSK
- the recA gene encoding recombinase RecA; translated protein: MDVNREKAIDLAVASIEKQFGKGSIMRLGEEIAQVKDVGVIPTGSPSLDIALGVGGIPRGRVVEIFGPESSGKTTLTLHVIAQAQKRGGVAAFIDAEHALDVTYARKLGVRTDDLLISQPDNGEQALEIAEVLVRSGAIDVVVVDSVAALTPRAEIEGEMGDAHMGLQARLMSQALRKLTASIARSKTSVIFINQIRMKIGVMFGNPETTTGGNALKFYSSVRLDIRRIGAIKSGEDVVGSRTVVKVVKNKVAAPFKKVEFDILYGEGISRSGDLLDAAAERGIVEKTGTWYTYKTERLGQGRDNARDFLKGQPELLNQIEVELYAAAGIPMPSATREKGPTESPESAEEKAKKGNGKGKK
- a CDS encoding type IV pilus twitching motility protein PilT, whose translation is MELNDLLKIAMKGNASDIHLKAGLPPMFRIDGALVPLKDARRFSPEEVAKIAFSIMNNFQREKFKEYNEIDMAYGVPGLGRFRVNVFQQRGTVGLVFRVIPFKISSLEELNLPKVIEKVAMERRGLVLVTGTTGSGKSTTLAAMIDFVNARRTAHIITIEDPIEFLIRDKRCIINQREVGVDTISFNQALRSALRQDPDVILVGEMRDLETIETALTAAETGHLVMSTVHTIDAGETVTRIVAAFPPYQQKQVRLQLASVVRGIVSQRLVPRIDGKGRVPACEILVTTARVRELIENEERTKELHEAITQGFTSYGMQTFDQSLMSLLNQKLISYEEALRQSSNPDDFALRVKGISSTSDTSWDDFEKSKVGGGGGEDTGGMKIERF
- a CDS encoding alpha/beta fold hydrolase, which translates into the protein MSTPMIPLCERDPRAMPFVMNGTSQAVLLLHGFTGTPAEMRPLGERISETFGWQVDAPLLPGHGTTIEDFSRHTYADWIGASDAEFQKLKNAFERVHLVGLSMGALLCLELARMHELATSSLVLLAPPIILIDPLERFVVSLFRIPFLSRLIPTLPRDPPLHPDQLTYNRHSTKALAEFGKARRRTLAMPTIRSIPSFLAFSAADQTVDPRSIAFLSRRLVHPLHRVVRLERSIHILTLGADRDQLFTEIEAFHRQISPPKLLQQT
- the gpmI gene encoding 2,3-bisphosphoglycerate-independent phosphoglycerate mutase — translated: MKKDPKIILIVIDGWGIRRETKANAIAQALTPNYSRYLGQYPNGQLTASGLAVGLPEGIMGNSEVGHMNIGSGRRVVQDQVRIHDAIDSGEFFKNAVLKKAMAVAREGEGALHLLGLVSQGNVHSAERHYLSLIEMARKEKVPGDRIFAHAILDGRDTPPKSAQPFLKTLEESVTKSGGKIATVSGRFYTMDRDKRWERIDLGYKALVHGEGHRARNPQAALSEAYERGETDEFVLPTVVADAQGKAVGRISSGDSVVCFNFRPDRMRQIVRALTNNDAPVPSLKKDLKVSVTTFTQYDRTFDYPVVFLPQDLTMVAGEVFSKNGLRQFRTAETEKYAHVTYFFNGGREDPFPLEDRRMIPSPKVRTYDLQPEMSSTAVKETMVERTKSEDYSFLVANFANPDMVGHTGNFDAAVAAVEATDRCLGEIVDVGLQKEYDIFITADHGNVEMMQDPLTGAPHTAHTTNPVPLICIGQETKKYRIHPNGALCDVIPTILSVARLEQPPQMTGKSLLYRS
- a CDS encoding SurA N-terminal domain-containing protein, producing MLKTMRSSVSSWTIKALMVALILSFVSFYGWQAGQGCNPANTAAVVDGTAITSRDLESRTKNLVNAYERMGLLKGNVTPDMLLALRGNVLSAMIDEHVKSTAAQKLGLVASAEGVREAIEKQFSGEGGSFDFELYKKVLAYRLGKTPAEYEEEQARALVVQDFDRIFENTASVTDYELRLEYASKNEKVNLAAVEIDSKTLGAKAAQIETPSEDESKAYFEGHRSSYQEPENRMLEILWIGVSESVSSPKAEDDQINKAKTTLEKLKEKGESQKSFQGLASDPTVHYIKTEWLPAGGTIPGIPDGAQLLRATAALSEGAIHGPVRGFLSPNTYLIRVAGFRASVAPEFQTVRGRVQDDLLREKKSELAKKYATELLAKWRAAKKPIDLLAKSEKLTVSETGEFTRASSNRIPKVGTSATAMMEAFTRTPADPFISEPVPSGEKIYILALKNHVAPDWAKFEETKPELQKNALGEAGRARERSWTSALREKTKIQRLSDAPAPPS
- a CDS encoding rod shape-determining protein, whose protein sequence is MYVIFDSLLGYFSNDLAIDLGTANTLVYVKGKGIVSNEPSVVAVAKDGRNARRVVAVGREAKEMLGRTPGSIVAVRPMKDGVIADFEITGEMLRYFIAKAHNRRSLVRPRIVICIPFGITEVEKRAVRESAYAARAREVYLIEEPMAAAIGAGLPITEPSGNMIVDIGGGTTEVAVISLAGIVFSKSVRVAGDKMDEAILNYMKRKYNLMIGERTAEAIKIAIGSAYPLAQEMKVDVKGRDMVAGVPKTIEITSEEAREAMQEPTRMIVEAVKIALERTPPELAADIVDKGIVLAGGGALLRNLDVLIREETGLPVMIAEDPLCAVVLGSGRVLDQEALLRRVTVQ